AGGGAGCCGATTCGATCTTGATCAAGATGGCGGAAGGAAACCTGTTCGAGATCCCGGTGACCCCCGCCGGCTCTGCAATCGTAGTAGTGGCTGCAGTTGCCAGTGCTTTCGACGCTGGATCTACCCCGGCCGATGTTCTGGATGACTTTCGGCGACGAGGGGAAGTGGAAGGAGCTGTGCAATACCTTGGAGCTGATCCATTTGTTGGCGAATGGGCCGAGTTGGTTCAGACGCCGATGGAGAAGGAGGCTTCCGCGGCTCCTGCAAACACTGCCTTCACCCTGGAGATCTGAAGATGAACCAATCCGAACTTCGCGACACTTTCCAGAATCTTGGTTTGCCCCTGAGTGACGTACAGGAGCTCGATCCCGACTCGCTGTTTCCCGGCGTATCAAAGTGGCATGTGTTGATAGAGGCCGTCGAAGGGACGTTGGTGAACCTGATGGCCAATGCAGCAGTATCGGCGGTGTCCAGTCCACTATCGGTGCCAATCGAGTTCCGGCTGGACGGTAAGCCAAGCAAGCTGGAGGTCTGGAATGTGCGTCTCGTAAGCGGGGTGAGTCTGATCCTCAGTGCGACTGTTGAACCGAAGCCTCTCACCGCTGGCGAACTCGACATCCGTGCGACGGTAAGTGTGGTTTCGGACCAGACCCTGATGCCGTTTGTTGAGGAGTTGGCGGTAGAGGGGCGACGAATCGAGGCGATCGATCGACTAAGGGCGGAGGTCAAAGGTGTTGCGTCAGCCATCGAGAGCCTACTCGATGGTGTAAAGCAGCCTCGCGCGACCTACATCTATCGGGAACGTCTGGAATGCACGGCGATGGGTTGGGCCAGGCCCGATACACAGCAGCACGCCATCAACTCGTAACCACAGTAGCCCCCTCTTCCAGAAGAGGGGGCTTTCTTTTCATTTCGCAGCGCGCAGAGGTTTCGGGCCCTCGCCGTTGTGGTCCCCTGTGAACCATCTCTCAGCACCAACAATCGCGGCATTGCCGCACCGAACTCAGGAGAACGACCATGGCAATCCACTACGACAATGCGGACGAGAACAAGGGCGGTTTCACGTCGGAGCAGATGAACGCACTGATTGAAGGGGCGAGCGAGCAGCAGGTCCGCCTTGCATTGCAGAAGGTGCTCCACGTTATGGCGAAGCTTGGCTTCGGCACGGACGAGGAGATCTCCGGGGCGGATGCTGTCGACGCAATCGGCGAAGTATTCGCGGAAGTCACTGAGGAAGTGCTGCAAGGGCAGGGCTAACTCAGTTCAACCGAAGCAAATGGAGGGAGAACGAATTGCCTACCAGTCCTGAACTCGCAAACATCGACGCGGCATTCGAGCGGCTCAACACGATTCTCGATACGACTGGGGCGCTAGATTCCGCGGCGACCCAGCATGCAGCCTACGCGTTGCGGCTCGCCATCGTGCAAGCGCTCGGTGACCAGGATCGAATCGAGGCCGCCGAAGCCTCTCTCGCGGAGCTGAAACTCAGTTCCTGAATTGTGTAGCCCGACGCCCGCGTGACCGACTCAGTCGGCCGCGGGCTTTTCAATTCAACGCCGGCGTTTCCCTGGGGCAACACCACGCCAAGCAATGTCGAAGCAGCAACTGCTGCTGCTGTTCATCGTGCGATGGCCATTGTAAGGACTTACACGAGCCTGTTCTGCATGCCCATTGTGCAAGGACTACGCAAAAAGCCCTTTGCACTTTCCCTCAGGACACTCTGGAGTTGACAATGCTTGCTGCTATCGCCCTCTCGCTTTTCCTGTTCGCTTGCGGTTATCCGTTTGCGAAGAAGAACTGATCTTCGAATGTGGTTCGCTCCACGTCCGTCTGACGCCAACTAGGTCTTCTGATGCCATGCTTCGGTTGGCTATGCCACACCCAAGTTGAGCCGTGCTCACTTGGGTGTTTTTTGTCCGCACCCCCGCATGGAAAAGTTTTTTTGGCCTTTGTTGCAATAGGCTTTGCAGATCTATTGTTTCCCCACACTGCTGCAGCCGGGCAAAAAAAAAACCCACCGATTCCTCAGTGGGCTTGATGGCGCATGGAGAAGGTTAGCGCTGCTTGATGGCGGCAAGCCGATTCTTAAACGTCCGGACAACCTGCTCATATCGGTTCAGTGCAGTATTGTCCGGCTTGGTTTCATCCGTACGCCACCGGAAGATGGTCATCTTCGTGACGCCCAGGATGGTAGCAAGATCGGTGTCCGACTCGACTTGCAGGTCGTTCGCCCAGCGCCCAAGGATATCGCTCATCGGCCGATTGAACATCTCGCGACGTGCCATGGCCTCAGGCTCTTCGTCGCGCAGCTTTCGGGCGGCGGTCATAATGTCTGCCGGCACCGAGGCCGTGCGGCCGTAGATATACGAGGAGAGCCGCGGCAGGCCGATGCCGAGTGCTGCGGCAAAGTCCTGGTTGCGCATTTGCAGATCTGCGCAGATTTGTACCAACTCGAGCTGGTCGGCCGAAAGAGTCTCGTTGCGGTTTGCACGGCGAACCCGCGGCTTAGGCGCGGCAGGGGCTGGGAGGGCCTCCAGATTCTTGTCCGCTGCGGCGGATTCGGGCGCCGGCGCGACGGGCGCAATCAGAGGATCAAGGTCGAAAACGCCGAGATTGCTCAATTTCTCTTCTCCATTCAAATGCCTTCGGAAGGCCAGGGCCATTTTCGCAGCAGCAGTCCTGGAATCGATGACCTGGTCCCTATCAATTGGTTCGCTGTCTACCAAGCCAACATTTTCCAGCTCTTCACCACGCTCTCGCATCTCTTCGATCGAATCGTGGTTGATGGTAAGTGCGAGAGCGTCACGAATGTGCTCCCGGCAAACATTGCTCGCAATTGCGTAGATTACCGCATAGATCGCGTTTGCCTCGCGCAGCTTATCCAGTTGCTTGGTGGCGAAGAAGACTACCACTACTCGCTGCAGGATCTCGTCGACATCGCCAAGATCGACCTTAGACTTCAGAGCTCGTACGCGGCAAATCTTGTGCGTACGCTCATCTGCATACATCGCTTTGATGAACCGATCGATGAAGGTCTTCGGGCGCTTGGGATTGTCCAGGAACTCGGCGCTCATGCGCTCAAGTTCCGACGGCTTGCCCGTTGCGGTAGGGGTGTCAAAGCCGTCAACCTCAGTGGTGTCCACAGGATCGACGCCTTCGTCTTCGGCAGGAATGAATTCGGCTACTTCTTCAGTCACCATTGAATGGAGTTAGATGGACTGTGTTCCTAGGTAGCAACCCGGTCAACCACTCGGTCCAGGCGCGGTAGAACTGCGCGTTGCACTTGCTCCACTGAATCCACCAGGTCGAGCATGATATGCACGCCGGCTACCAGGATGTCTGACTTCATCTCTGGGTAGAGCAACATTGCGCGTTCCATACGCTTGTTCACAAGAGCGACCGCCTGATCGGCCGATTTACCTTCGAGCCGGAGTGCAAGGACCGGGTTTTGGTTCTCTCGCACGCCGAGCGCGTCAAGGCCGATTTCGATAGGGCTGTACTCACGTTGCATGACTGTTCCATCCTTGGCCGCCTTCTGCCGAGCGACGCTTTAACAATTATACCTACGGGGCAACACGTGTCAATAAACCAACCAGGCAGATGGTTGGGATACATAACACGTACGAATGACCGGAGGGTAATCCCTCAGGCCGGCTTTGGCGCGACTACAGCAGATGCGATCGCGCGGGAACGGATCAGGCTGTGACCTGGACAGCCATCTCCATGCGGGGGACGAACTTCCGGATCTCGAGGATGTTCTTGGAGGATTTGCTTACAACGGTGAGGCCTGCCAACAAGATTTCCGCACGCGCCTCGGGGTAGTCCTGGAGCGCATTGCTCATACACGTCATTGCTCGCATCCCCGAGCAGCTGGCGTTCACAAACTTGGAGCACTTCGGTTGACCCTCGGAGTCGATGCATCCCATGGATGCCATCCCGATTGTTGTGGCGAGCGACGTTTCCCCGGCGGTTTTGTTCATCGTGACCTTCCTTGCAGCTATTCGTTTTTGGTTTGTGCTTGGCCCTTGTTATGTTGGTAACAAGGTGAGATGCATTATAGATACGTGACAAATGTCAGGTCAATTGAAATCGTCCGTAAGTTGTTGTTTTTAAAGGGGTTTGTTTGCAAAAACGCGTAATGCAAGTTTGGTCACCGAAAACACGTCTGCGTTTTTTCGCTTCTGTAAGTGGCTTAAACGACGCGCGTCGAGCGTTTTGGTCCAGATTCGGTTTCTCGGCCAGAAAACGGGGCAAAGCAAAAGAAAAACGCCACCCTACAAAGGAGGGTGGCGGGCCAGTTAAAGGAAAGGATCTTCGCTGGAGATGTTCGCGTTCAGTGCCCTCTCTTCCTCAGGGAACAGAGGTAACGAGAACTCATCTGGATGCCGAGCTTGGCGATGGAGCTTGGCCTGCCAGTAATCCTTAGCGGCGTCGGTCGTTTCTTCAGCGTGGTCGGTCATCGCTGCCGCTGCCCCAGGCAAGCCTGTCGGTACAGTCGGTACAGAGTGCTTCGAGACCGAGGCGCGCTTCCCATTCATTGGCTTGTCAGCCATTTCTGGTGTGGGCAGAGTTGCCGGCCGTTGAGCAGCAGGCACCCGTTTCGGAGTTCGCGCCTCCGGCGGAGATGGTTGCCGCTGGTGCTCCATGGGCGCCCGTCGAAGCAGCTCCAGAGAGCTTGGTCCTCGCCGGCGCACGGGGCGCTCGACTTCGATGCAAGGCAATTGCGTCTCGTCGCATCGCAGCTCGATCGGTTCGACGTAGTGCGGTGTAAACTGAAATTTTCCGCAGTAATACCACATGAAGAATGGCCAACTCATTAGCGCATACAGGAGGGGAGGGGCCCACCAGTACCCGTGGCCAGGATTGGCTTTAACCGTGATCACAACACAGATTGCCACGGCGTAGAACATTGCGTAGCACATCCATCGTTTTGCTTTCATCTGCTGCACCCTTGCGCGGTAGTCTGGACGCGAGAGAGATGACGAACATCCGCGAAGAATGGGTACTTGTCTCGGGTGGAGAACGAGAAGGTGGCTTCCATGTCAGCCGTTGGGGGCGCAGCAATGAGAAAACCCGGCCACGAAATGTGGCCGGGTCGGAGGGGTTACCAATCAGACGAGCGATTTGAGTCGGTTCCACTCGGCGTCAACGTCCCAGGCTGAGACTGCGGAGAATCTCGCGACAAGTTCGTGGATGGTGATGTCGTGGGTGGGCTCATCAAGCGTGAGTATCGCGCTCAACTGGGGAGCGCCGCTTTCAAACGCCTCAAGGCAAGTGAAGACATGATCAATCTCGCTCGGCCACCCGCTTGTGCCCTGCAGCTGAAGACTCGGCGTCGGCAGTCCAACCTGTTGCGCAATTAGCAGCCCGCCTTGTTGCAGCTTTCCGGCGATCAAAGCAAGCTGGTCATTGGAGATCGCTCCTGCGACGACGACACACTCACTTACCTGGCAGCTAGCAGCGTCGCAATACACCAGCTCAAGTTTTGTGTTCTCACCTTGGTACCGTATGCCATGGTGGTGGGGATCGTCGAACACCGTGGTGACCAGTTCGCGATACGCTTCCGGAAGGAGGCGCGTGTCGAGGCCGGCGGCCGTATCAAAGTCGATCACCTCGATGGTGACCTGTCCATCGTGAGCGGTGTTGAGGATACCGTCCTTGGTGGTGACAAGAACGATAGCCGGACTGACTGCCCCGGTGCCAGCCTCGAGCTCAATCAAAGTGATTGCGGCTTCGAGGCCAATGATGTCGTTTTCCTTTGGATCATACAGGTTCGCTTCGATGCCGCTCCTGATATCTTCCAATTGCGCCTTGGCGGCTTCGATGACTCTCACGAGTGCTGCTTGCTGATTCATGCTGGGTCTCCGTGAAAGGGGAGGTTGAAGGCCGAGATGGAAAGCCTTGTGAGGAGAAATGGCGCACAGCTCTGCGTAGATCTGGCCGCGAAGAAGAAAAAAAGCCTCCCGGGTGTGGGAGGCTTGGGGTTAGATGACAAGCTCGACGGTGTCTCGATACTTGCCAAGATTCGGTGGAGCGTCGGGCACTGCGATCGCCTTCGGACGATGAATCTGCAAGGGCGTCGTATCCACGTCAGTGAGATTGAAGTCCTTTGCAACGGTGATTCGGAAGGACTCTTTGCCTTTGCCGCGGTACGAATCCACATCCGTGTCGGTCACTACCACGCCTTTGTCAGCAAGCAGCTTTGTGTAGTCCACTTCGCCTTTCTTGTTGGTTCTGGATAGAAGCACGCCACAGCCTTCTCGCAGCTTTTCACCAGGTGCCAACAATGCAATGAGTGCTTCACGGGCCAACTGCTCTCGTTCCTCCAACTCGTCTCTCTCGCGCTTGATAAGGAGGTAGTGAGTCGCTGCTGCTGCCCACTCATCGGACTCCCATATCCCAGACTGTACTCGCTCCCAGAAGATGACCTCTGCGGCGACAATCTGGTCAATGCGGGCCTGATCGCGAGGCACTCGCAACAAGACGCCGTCCTGGCCGTCAAACGAGTAGTAGTTCCCGTAGTCAGCCTCAGCAACGAAAATCTGTTGCTGGACCTGGTCGACGTACTCCTCAGGCACCAGGCCGCTGAGGGCCAGTTTGTGGGCACGTTCACCAGGACACTTGACCTCGAGCGGCTCGCCCGAGAACAAGTCGAAACCGTCGAACGACGCCCGAATGAACGGGTGGACGGCACTCTCGGCGACGAGGGGGGTGACTGTGGTGTTCGTCAGCTTCTCGTACTGCGCCCGCGCAAGAGGTTCTAGGAGTTTTCCCCGCTCGCGGATCTTCTGAAGGATGGGATTGCGTTTCGGGTCGGTACCCTTACCCGTCTTATGCTTGAAAAGCTCATAAGCGCGAGTGTAGTGCGACTTTCCCATGATGATTGGGGCATCTGATGCTCCGATGCCCTTGAAGCGCCAAGCAAGCCATTCAGGTGAGCCCTGAATAGTTGCTGGCCCTGACAGGACTTGCATTGCCATGGAGATCTCCTTGGGGTTGCCATGCCATAGCACGGCGTCTTCGCTTGACCCAAGGAGATGTCGAACGTGTGCAGCTAAGCCGCGCTGGTGGCCAACGGAGGGCCGCGCTAGAACGGCCTAGACAATTCCGGTGATGATGTGAGAGGCATCGACACGGCGTAACGACCGGGGCTCCTGGGCGACGAAACCCGCGCCAACGTGATCCAGGGAAAACCGTTCCCGAAGCCGGGCCGACAGAACGAGACGTAGGGGAAGTTACTGTCCAGCAGACAGCGGAAGTATCTAGCTGGCAGAAAACGTATTTCAGATTGAAAAAGCCCTCCGCTACGAATAGCGAAGGGCGTGTCTTACTTGCGCGGGCTTGCGAACGGTGCTTACTCCTTTAGGAAGAGCCCAGGCAGGATGCCAACTCCGGCACCCGAACGTAGCCTCTCGCAGTCTTGGCACCAGAAGGACTTCTTGTTACCCATCAACGTTGTGGTCAGCGGGTTCAGCCCAAGCACGAATGCGTCCTTACGGCTTGGCACCAAGATCATGAACTCGTGCCCCTGGCTATCCCAACTCTTCCAGGTGACGTCGAACGTTCCGACGGACCCTGCCCATTGGCTGCTTGGGTCCTTCGTGACCTCGAGAGTTCCGGTTCCTTCCTTGGCATCACCACCGAAATTGTTGAGGGAGAGTTTCGCCGTGACACCGACAGAACTTCCCCCAAACATATTCGTCGCGGTGTACACCGCAGGCTTGTCCGAGCACGCAGAGACCCCAATGGCTCCAATGGCCACCAGCAGGGCGAGGAAGAGC
The sequence above is a segment of the Cupriavidus pauculus genome. Coding sequences within it:
- a CDS encoding lambda-exonuclease family protein encodes the protein MAMQVLSGPATIQGSPEWLAWRFKGIGASDAPIIMGKSHYTRAYELFKHKTGKGTDPKRNPILQKIRERGKLLEPLARAQYEKLTNTTVTPLVAESAVHPFIRASFDGFDLFSGEPLEVKCPGERAHKLALSGLVPEEYVDQVQQQIFVAEADYGNYYSFDGQDGVLLRVPRDQARIDQIVAAEVIFWERVQSGIWESDEWAAAATHYLLIKRERDELEEREQLAREALIALLAPGEKLREGCGVLLSRTNKKGEVDYTKLLADKGVVVTDTDVDSYRGKGKESFRITVAKDFNLTDVDTTPLQIHRPKAIAVPDAPPNLGKYRDTVELVI
- a CDS encoding conjugal transfer protein is translated as MKAKRWMCYAMFYAVAICVVITVKANPGHGYWWAPPLLYALMSWPFFMWYYCGKFQFTPHYVEPIELRCDETQLPCIEVERPVRRRGPSSLELLRRAPMEHQRQPSPPEARTPKRVPAAQRPATLPTPEMADKPMNGKRASVSKHSVPTVPTGLPGAAAAMTDHAEETTDAAKDYWQAKLHRQARHPDEFSLPLFPEEERALNANISSEDPFL